The sequence GATTTTATCTGTGTATTTGTTTCTGGCCATATTAGTGTTATCAAGCCTTCTTCAAAAGATGAAGTATTGATTAAGCACCTGATAGCGAAGCTATACGAATGGGACATTCGGGTTCAAAACTGGGTTGGCTTTGCAGAAAAATTGAAAGGGCTGGATGCCTATATTGCAACAGGCAGTAATAATTCCAGCAGGTATTTTGATTATTATTTTGGCAAATACCCGAATATTATCAGAAAAAATAGAACCTCAGTTGCTATTCTTGACGGATCTGAATCTGCAGAAACCCTTTCATTACTTGCTGATGATGTTTTGCAATATTTCGGATTAGGATGCAGAAATGTGACACAGGTATACGTGCCAGAAAATTATGCCTTTGAGCCTTTACTAAACGCGCTTAAGAAGTATCCTGAATTTATTGATTACCACAAATACAAGCACAACTTTGACTACCACCTTGCTTTGTTGATCATGGGAGGAAAATATTATATGAACAACGACCTGGTTGTGCTTACAGAAAATCCTTCGCCCTTTTCACCTGTTAGTCAATTGCATTATGCATTCTACCAAAACAAACAAGAACTGGTGGAACAATTGCAGCATGACGAGACGATTCAATGTATTGTGGGCAAGGACCTGATTCCTTTTGGTAAAGCACAGGCCCCAGAACTTAGTGATTATGCTGACGGAGTAGATACAATGGCATTTTTATCGGCATTATCAAAATGACATTTTTTCGGAAAAATTTGTTAAATGGTGGCATTGGTTACCTGTCAATTAAACAGCTTTGTTTATTTGCTATCTAATAGGCACACTAATTGATTAATTTTATTAAAACAAACAGCGCATATGAATTGGAAAAATGGTTTACTGATCGTTGGCATTAGCGCCACTACCGCCCTTGCAAGTGTATGGGGCTACGGTAAATTTATTGAGAACCAGCAGGCCGGTATACAGGAACAAGGGAAACTACCCGTTAATTATGCTGGATTTTTTGGAGGTACCAATAATGCAGCTTCTGCTGCTGTAGACTTTACGGCGGCTGCCACTACCGGGACTCCTGCCGTTGTGCATATTAAAACAAGAACCAAGGCCAAGCAAATAAGCAGTTCACAGCGTCAGCGTAACCCATTCATGGATATGTTTGGGGACGATTTCGGCGATTTCTTTGGCGGCCCCAGAATTCAACCGGAACAAAGAGCAAGTGGAAGCGGCGTAATTATAACAGATGATGGTTATATTGTTACCAACAACCATGTGATTGACGGGGCTGATGAAATTAATGTTACCCTTGCCAACAAAAAATCATACAAAGCCACTTTGATTGGTCAGGATCCGAACAGTGATCTGGCTGTGATAAAAATTGAAGGAAAATCACTTCCATATATTGTTTATGGCAATAGCGATGAAGCTAAATTAGGACAATGGGTACTTGCTATTGGCTATCCTTTTAGTCTGGATGTAACTGTAACCGCAGGTATCATCAGCGCAAAAGCAAGATCAATTGATATTAATGGAAGACAAGGCGCCAACCCTATTGAATCTTTTATTCAAACAGATGCTGCGGTAAATCCGGGAAATAGCGGCGGAGCCCTTATCAACACCAATGGTGAACTTATTGGTATTAATTCTGCCATTGCATCTCCTACTGGTTCTTATGCAGGGTATTCTTATGCAATTCCTGTGAACATGGTTAAGAAAATTGTAACCGACATAGTGAAATTTGGAACCGTTCAGAGAGCTTTTATTGGCATCAGTTATCCAAAAGAAAACTTAACAGATGAGGCGAAAAGAGAACTGGAAAAAGAATTAGGCACTGCTTATAAAGAAGGAGAAGGCGTATACATTACAGATACTCCTGAAGGTGGTGCTGCGGCAAGTGCAGGATTAAAAAAAGGAGATATCATTACCAAGATTCAGGGTGTAACTATTACAAGTGGACCTGAATTGCAGGAACAGGTTGCCCGTTATAAACCAGGTGACAAAGTAACTGTACAATACAAGCGCGGCGGCAAGGAGAATACCGTAACCATTACCCTAAAAAACAAAGCAGGAAATACGGATATTGTTAGAAGTAGCAGTGTTATTGAAAAGCTGGGAGGTGAATTAGTTAACCTTGACAAAAAGGTAGCTACAGCTAATGATGTTCCAGGTGGGGTATTGGTTAAGAAAGTGGGAAGTGGCTTATTAAGCAAGAGCCGTATGGAAGATGGTTTTGTTATCACCGGAATCAACGGCAAGGAAATTGTAAATCTTGACGAATTAAAGATTGCCCTGGGAAATATCAAATCTGGAACCATTCGCATAGATGGCTTCTATCCTGGATTTGAAGGTCGTTACACTTATCCCCTTCAGATAACAGAAGAATAAAAGTATGTAAGTCCGATCTTACAAAATCATAGAAATTAAAAGCCCTGCATCATTGATGCGGGGCTATTTTTTATCAATCAACTGTCTCGTCCTAGTATATCGATACACAAAATGTAAAATATGCAGGACAATCAAGAGAATCAGTATGTTAAGCGAAAACAAAGTGATTACCCTTTGTCGCTAAAATTAGAGATTATTCAAGAAATTGAACGCGGTAAACTATCCACTAGAGGGGCCATGGTCAAGTATGGGGTGCAATCTAGGGCAACTATTATTGCCTGGTTAAGAAAATATGGGAACTTTAACTGGGAAAACCAAACTCCCTCGTATATGCCCAAAACCCCAGAGCAAAAGCTGCTCGAGATGG is a genomic window of Sediminibacterium sp. TEGAF015 containing:
- a CDS encoding aldehyde dehydrogenase family protein — its product is MILQERIGLLSRLGQYILSNTPEWQEVKEKAYQENQWFVPEFIEKASQQIAGQFLDEKKLIAWGDHYQIPASLETPREVGIVMAGNIPLVGFHDFICVFVSGHISVIKPSSKDEVLIKHLIAKLYEWDIRVQNWVGFAEKLKGLDAYIATGSNNSSRYFDYYFGKYPNIIRKNRTSVAILDGSESAETLSLLADDVLQYFGLGCRNVTQVYVPENYAFEPLLNALKKYPEFIDYHKYKHNFDYHLALLIMGGKYYMNNDLVVLTENPSPFSPVSQLHYAFYQNKQELVEQLQHDETIQCIVGKDLIPFGKAQAPELSDYADGVDTMAFLSALSK
- a CDS encoding S1C family serine protease; translation: MNWKNGLLIVGISATTALASVWGYGKFIENQQAGIQEQGKLPVNYAGFFGGTNNAASAAVDFTAAATTGTPAVVHIKTRTKAKQISSSQRQRNPFMDMFGDDFGDFFGGPRIQPEQRASGSGVIITDDGYIVTNNHVIDGADEINVTLANKKSYKATLIGQDPNSDLAVIKIEGKSLPYIVYGNSDEAKLGQWVLAIGYPFSLDVTVTAGIISAKARSIDINGRQGANPIESFIQTDAAVNPGNSGGALINTNGELIGINSAIASPTGSYAGYSYAIPVNMVKKIVTDIVKFGTVQRAFIGISYPKENLTDEAKRELEKELGTAYKEGEGVYITDTPEGGAAASAGLKKGDIITKIQGVTITSGPELQEQVARYKPGDKVTVQYKRGGKENTVTITLKNKAGNTDIVRSSSVIEKLGGELVNLDKKVATANDVPGGVLVKKVGSGLLSKSRMEDGFVITGINGKEIVNLDELKIALGNIKSGTIRIDGFYPGFEGRYTYPLQITEE